Within the Bacteroidales bacterium genome, the region CCGTTGGCAGACAAAGGAAATTCGCTCACCTTGTAACTGACTCCCTGTTCCTGAAGCTCCTGCTCGGTAAGACCAATCTGAGCAATCTCCGGATTGGAATAAATATTCAGCGGATAATTGTGCAGGTTGATCTCTCCTTTAACTCCCTTGATCTTGTTGATAACAAATAAACCCTGTGCCGAAGCAACGTGAGCAAGGTAACTTTTACCATTTACGTCCCCAACGGCAAATACATTATCATAATTCGTCTTCAGGAATTGATCTGTCTTGAGAAACCCATTATCGTCCAATTCAAGATCGATTTTCGATTCGGGGATAACAGCTCCTCTGAAACTTGCATTAAGCACTTTATCGCAGGAAACTTCCTTATCCCCTACCTTCAGTTTGCCATTTTCATATCCTTTGATGTTGAGGTCAAAAATAAGGTCGATGCCATCTTTCTTGAGGCGGTTGTAGATATAATCGTTCAGATATTGATCGGCCTGGGGCAATAGATTCTTCCCGGGAGCAACCAAGGTCACTTTCTTACCGACCATCTGAAAAAACTGAGCCATTTCAACGGCAACACCACCTTCCCCTACCACTGCTACTTCATCCGGCAATTCATTCTGATCATATAAATGTTCCAGTTCAAGGATTTTGTCCTTTGGAATACCCTCATTCAGGGTGTTCGGATAAGAGCCGGTGGCGATAATGATATTTTTTGCCTCAATATTCCGGTTTTCCACGGTAACAGAATTTTGGGAGGTAATTTTGGCTTCTCCCTGTATGGTTTCAACCCCATTTTTTTTCAGAAGGTATTCCACACCGCCGGTCAATTTTTTGGCAATACGCAAGGCGCGTTTTTTAGCATTCCCCCAGTTGAAGCTCACCTTATTCATATCAATGCCATCTACACCGAAATCCTCTGCCTGCTTCAGCCTTTCATAATATTTGGCACTTTCTATAATGGCTTTGGAAGGTATACAGCCCCAGTTCAAACACATGCCTCCAATATCCTTTTTTTCAACCAGAGCAGTCTTTAATCCAACCTGACCGGCCCGGATAGCAGCAACATAGCCGGCAGGTCCTGATCCTATTATTAATACATCATATTCCATAATTATTGATATCTCTTTGTTAGTAAAACATTCAACATTAAATATTACTCCATGATAAGTGTGACCGGATCTTCAAGATAATTCATTAATGTATTCAGGAATCTGGACACTTCACCTCCATCCACAATACGATGATCCACCGATACGGATAATGGCAACATATGTCCGGGTACAACCTCATCATTTTCATTCACGACCGGCTTTTTCACTATGCGGCCAATTCCAAGAATACTGGCCTGGGGATAGTTGATCACGGGCATAGCAAACTGTCCCCCTATGGAGCCATAACTGGTCACGGTAAAGGTACCGCCTTTCATATCCTCCATAGTTAGCTCGCCATCCCGTGCCTTCCGGGCTATTTCATTGGTTTCCTGAGCCAGTTCAAAAACCGTAAGCTTATCTACGTGCTTAATAACCGGAACAACCAGGCCTTTCTCCGTATCTACGGCTATACCTATATTATAGTACCGTTTAAACAGCATGCGGTCGTTATCCTGATCAAGCTCGGAATTGAGCTGGCGGTGTTTCTCCAAAGCCCGAGCAGTTGCCTTAAGAATGAAAGGAAGGTAATTCAGTTTTATATCCTGATCTTTATATTTCTCTTTATATTTATTTCTGATTCTTACCAGCTCAGAAACCTCCACCTCATCCATTACCGTCATATG harbors:
- the lpdA gene encoding dihydrolipoyl dehydrogenase, with the translated sequence MEYDVLIIGSGPAGYVAAIRAGQVGLKTALVEKKDIGGMCLNWGCIPSKAIIESAKYYERLKQAEDFGVDGIDMNKVSFNWGNAKKRALRIAKKLTGGVEYLLKKNGVETIQGEAKITSQNSVTVENRNIEAKNIIIATGSYPNTLNEGIPKDKILELEHLYDQNELPDEVAVVGEGGVAVEMAQFFQMVGKKVTLVAPGKNLLPQADQYLNDYIYNRLKKDGIDLIFDLNIKGYENGKLKVGDKEVSCDKVLNASFRGAVIPESKIDLELDDNGFLKTDQFLKTNYDNVFAVGDVNGKSYLAHVASAQGLFVINKIKGVKGEINLHNYPLNIYSNPEIAQIGLTEQELQEQGVSYKVSEFPLSANGKALIEGFKDGNIRMLSERKYGEVLGVQIIAPNATDMIAEATAFMQIESTIYDVARSIHAHPTVSEIFMEAGFDAVDKAIHK